Proteins encoded within one genomic window of Nonomuraea gerenzanensis:
- a CDS encoding ABC transporter ATP-binding protein, with the protein MILELDDVTVTFAAGPPLRRIHLDAMRHVSLQVAEGETLGLVGESGSGKTTTSRVALGLRRPTSGTVRFGGRPFPKRRRELAGRMQAVLQHPHWSLNPRMRVGQSVAEPLDVLGRTDPGAVTEMLEHVGLSAGFADRYPHELSGGQRQRVSIARALVTRPGFIVFDEAVSALDVSVQVQILNLIKDLQAEYGFSALFISHDLGAVRYVADRIAVMRKGEVVETAETRTFYTAPAHEYSKQLLEAL; encoded by the coding sequence GTGATCCTCGAACTCGACGACGTCACCGTCACCTTCGCCGCCGGCCCCCCGCTCCGCCGCATCCACCTCGACGCCATGCGGCACGTCTCGCTCCAGGTCGCCGAAGGCGAGACGCTCGGCCTGGTCGGCGAGTCCGGCTCGGGCAAGACGACCACCAGCCGGGTCGCGCTCGGCCTGCGACGACCCACGTCCGGCACGGTCAGGTTCGGCGGCCGCCCGTTCCCGAAGCGGCGGCGCGAGCTGGCCGGCCGCATGCAGGCCGTGCTCCAGCACCCGCACTGGTCGCTGAACCCGCGCATGCGCGTCGGCCAGAGCGTGGCCGAGCCGCTGGACGTGCTGGGCCGTACGGACCCGGGCGCCGTCACCGAGATGCTGGAGCACGTCGGCCTGAGCGCGGGCTTCGCCGACCGGTACCCGCACGAGCTGTCCGGCGGCCAGCGCCAGCGCGTCTCGATCGCCCGTGCCCTGGTCACCAGGCCGGGCTTCATCGTCTTCGACGAGGCCGTCAGCGCGCTGGACGTCTCCGTACAGGTACAGATCCTCAACCTGATCAAGGACCTGCAGGCGGAGTACGGCTTCAGCGCCCTGTTCATCTCGCACGACCTCGGCGCGGTCCGCTACGTCGCCGACCGCATCGCCGTCATGCGCAAGGGCGAGGTCGTCGAGACGGCCGAGACCCGCACCTTCTACACCGCGCCCGCCCACGAGTACTCGAAGCAACTGCTGGAGGCCCTATGA